From the Anaerolineales bacterium genome, one window contains:
- a CDS encoding CSLREA domain-containing protein, whose translation MSIKERTPIFFIFAVIFLALALQGCDPSYCASEFIVTKFNDTNDGTCDGDCSLREAVIGSNVCSGTQTIRLPAGLYDLSIPGTMEDAAATGDLDITDDAIIIGEGAPFIDANGVDRVFEI comes from the coding sequence ATGAGTATCAAGGAGCGTACACCCATCTTCTTCATCTTCGCCGTCATTTTCCTGGCACTCGCCTTACAAGGGTGCGATCCCTCGTACTGCGCTTCGGAATTTATCGTCACGAAATTCAACGACACCAACGATGGAACTTGTGACGGCGACTGCTCGCTGCGGGAAGCCGTCATCGGTTCCAACGTCTGCTCTGGCACGCAGACAATTCGTCTTCCGGCCGGGTTGTACGATCTATCGATCCCCGGAACGATGGAGGACGCCGCGGCCACCGGCGATTTGGACATAACGGATGACGCCATAATCATCGGAGAAGGTGCGCCGTTCATCGACGCCAACGGCGTCGACCGGGTTTTCGAAATC
- a CDS encoding choice-of-anchor Q domain-containing protein, translating to MRLRQLSPFFVLFGILCLAFVVQGCSPPPLCGVTDYIVTKPDDTNDGVCDADCSLREAIINANACPGHQTIHLPADGYTLTLVGSGEDLAATGDLDITDDVTIIGTGAPSVHGFHSDRVFEIFSPAVVVMDHIMVIDGEEQLGAGILNHGTLTLYGLSIHDNMAVVPPGGGGASAGGGIFNETGILTMYDTQVFSNVADHGAGIHNFATATLEATNLTLAGNVANGHGGGLWNNMAATAALDDATIRLNDSTETGAGIYNSGDLEINLATFEENVSVMDGGGLFTTPNGTSILYDVWFTNNNGRHGGAVYNQGMTHLYRTGINNNSAMGAGGTGGLGGGAYNDVDALLFLRNVTISSNMIVPPHTDGGSGIYNAGNLVLEFATVAQNNADGIHNISAGEYTIRSSILAYHAEGNCTGPIAPSSNGYNVENENSCGFIESSDLVDTNPLLAPLGLNGGNSLTHLLSPGSPAIDSGDPDKCTAQDQRGVSRPQGAGCDRGAVEMEGITPTPVPTEVPTPTPTPAPIPASINFNADRYLLEEGECTKLHWQVENADEVFLDGEPVDALGARQICPEQTTTYVLLVLSPGGEEEAYVTIEVEILPEPPDAPAQLHVADWICDPKLYQVTLAWIDMANNESGYKVYRDGVLLATLPANSTNFVDEPPFGGPYTYEVVAFNEGGASPKASVIVKSCER from the coding sequence ATGAGATTACGACAACTTTCACCGTTCTTTGTTCTCTTTGGAATTCTATGTCTCGCCTTCGTCGTTCAGGGTTGCTCCCCGCCTCCGCTCTGCGGCGTGACGGACTACATCGTCACCAAACCGGACGACACCAACGACGGGGTTTGCGACGCCGACTGTTCCCTGCGGGAGGCAATTATCAACGCCAACGCCTGCCCGGGACACCAAACCATTCATCTACCCGCTGATGGCTACACCTTAACGCTCGTTGGATCCGGAGAGGATCTTGCCGCCACCGGTGACCTGGACATCACCGACGACGTGACCATAATCGGCACAGGCGCCCCATCCGTACATGGCTTTCACTCGGATCGAGTCTTTGAGATCTTCAGTCCGGCAGTCGTGGTGATGGACCACATCATGGTCATCGACGGGGAGGAACAATTGGGAGCAGGCATCCTCAATCACGGCACGTTAACCCTCTACGGCCTGTCGATTCACGACAACATGGCCGTGGTACCTCCGGGAGGGGGTGGCGCATCAGCCGGCGGCGGCATCTTCAACGAGACCGGCATCCTGACCATGTACGACACACAGGTATTCTCGAATGTCGCCGACCACGGCGCGGGAATTCACAACTTCGCCACGGCCACATTGGAGGCAACCAATCTCACGCTGGCAGGAAACGTCGCCAATGGCCACGGCGGCGGGCTGTGGAACAACATGGCCGCAACGGCAGCGTTGGACGACGCCACTATCCGCCTCAACGACTCCACCGAAACCGGAGCGGGGATTTACAACTCCGGCGATCTGGAAATCAACCTCGCCACCTTCGAAGAAAATGTAAGCGTCATGGACGGCGGTGGATTGTTCACGACGCCAAACGGCACTTCCATCCTCTATGATGTCTGGTTCACAAATAACAACGGACGCCACGGTGGAGCAGTTTACAACCAGGGCATGACTCATCTCTACCGCACGGGGATCAACAATAACAGTGCCATGGGCGCCGGTGGAACCGGTGGACTTGGCGGCGGCGCCTACAACGACGTCGATGCGCTCTTGTTCCTACGCAATGTGACCATCAGCTCCAACATGATCGTCCCGCCGCATACCGATGGAGGGTCCGGAATTTACAACGCCGGCAATTTGGTTCTGGAATTCGCTACGGTGGCGCAAAACAACGCCGACGGCATTCACAACATCAGCGCCGGAGAATACACCATCCGCAGCAGCATCCTTGCCTACCATGCGGAGGGGAACTGCACCGGCCCCATCGCGCCGAGTTCGAATGGCTATAACGTCGAAAACGAGAACAGCTGCGGCTTCATCGAATCGAGCGATCTGGTCGATACCAATCCGCTGCTGGCGCCTCTGGGCCTCAATGGCGGCAACAGCCTCACCCATTTGCTCAGTCCGGGCAGTCCGGCGATCGACTCGGGCGATCCCGATAAGTGCACCGCACAGGATCAACGCGGCGTTTCACGCCCACAAGGCGCCGGCTGCGATCGCGGGGCGGTCGAAATGGAGGGCATCACACCGACGCCCGTCCCGACAGAAGTACCAACGCCCACGCCGACCCCCGCGCCCATCCCGGCTTCGATCAACTTCAACGCCGACCGCTATCTGCTCGAGGAAGGCGAATGCACGAAGCTGCACTGGCAGGTGGAAAACGCCGACGAAGTATTTCTGGACGGCGAACCGGTCGACGCGCTGGGCGCACGACAGATCTGCCCCGAACAGACTACGACCTACGTGCTGCTGGTGCTTTCACCTGGAGGGGAGGAAGAAGCCTACGTGACCATCGAAGTCGAGATCCTTCCAGAACCCCCGGATGCACCTGCACAATTGCACGTCGCGGACTGGATCTGCGATCCCAAGCTGTATCAGGTGACCCTGGCATGGATCGATATGGCCAACAACGAAAGCGGTTACAAAGTTTATCGGGATGGGGTGCTCCTGGCGACGCTGCCGGCGAACTCGACGAATTTCGTGGATGAGCCGCCCTTCGGCGGTCCTTACACCTACGAAGTGGTGGCGTTCAACGAGGGCGGCGCGTCGCCGAAGGCGTCCGTCATCGTGAAGAGCTGCGAACGCTGA
- a CDS encoding VWA domain-containing protein yields MSSGRKSLSIGIVTLLLAATLISPAWAQDQAEPLVIITQIDTSQFPSVTVYISVTDEAGEPVGIDPSRLLIQENGVTIQPDQMQGNAAVIDSLTTMLVMDVSGSMYSANKLDTAKEAAKAYVDQMRPGDQTGLMSFNTEITYAQPLTADVDQLKTAIDSLVADKDTAMYDALVEATDVLDPIPGRKAIIVLTDGMDNVSQNDLGNVIARIGPSGLSISTIGLGNPEDQSATLAGIDEPALIELANRAGGEYAYANDPAGLTRLYQRYARVMQSEYAITYTSPGELRDGLTRQLTVSLAETNATTEAAAYNPGGLVPEVGDPASWSMFLTALAVLLALLFVPAVIGRLVSQASSAKLPSPRKRKPKIKFKDKQV; encoded by the coding sequence ATGTCATCTGGAAGAAAAAGCCTTTCGATCGGGATCGTGACGCTCCTGCTGGCGGCAACGCTGATTTCGCCGGCATGGGCACAGGACCAGGCGGAACCGCTGGTGATCATCACGCAGATCGACACGTCTCAATTTCCCTCCGTCACCGTGTACATCTCCGTAACAGACGAAGCAGGTGAACCGGTGGGCATCGACCCCAGCCGCCTGCTGATCCAGGAGAACGGCGTGACGATCCAACCGGATCAGATGCAGGGCAACGCGGCGGTGATCGATTCGCTCACCACGATGCTGGTCATGGATGTGAGCGGCAGCATGTACAGCGCGAACAAGTTGGACACGGCGAAAGAGGCCGCCAAGGCGTACGTCGACCAAATGCGCCCCGGCGACCAGACGGGGTTGATGAGTTTCAACACAGAAATCACCTACGCACAGCCACTCACCGCGGACGTCGACCAGTTAAAAACGGCGATCGACAGTCTGGTCGCCGATAAAGATACGGCGATGTACGACGCCCTGGTCGAGGCGACCGACGTGTTGGATCCGATCCCCGGACGGAAAGCGATCATCGTCTTGACGGACGGCATGGACAACGTCAGCCAGAACGACCTGGGCAACGTGATCGCACGCATCGGCCCTTCCGGTCTCTCGATATCCACGATTGGACTGGGCAATCCGGAAGATCAGAGTGCCACATTGGCCGGCATAGACGAACCCGCTTTGATCGAGCTGGCGAATCGCGCCGGGGGTGAATACGCCTACGCCAATGACCCGGCCGGGTTGACCCGCCTATACCAACGCTACGCGCGCGTGATGCAGAGTGAGTACGCCATCACCTACACTTCACCGGGCGAGCTGCGTGACGGGTTGACGCGTCAACTCACCGTTTCGCTGGCGGAGACGAACGCAACAACGGAAGCCGCGGCCTACAATCCGGGCGGATTGGTACCGGAAGTGGGCGATCCGGCCAGTTGGAGCATGTTCTTGACCGCTCTTGCCGTTCTGCTGGCGCTGTTGTTCGTGCCGGCCGTGATCGGACGCCTGGTCTCGCAAGCATCCTCGGCGAAGCTTCCTTCGCCGAGAAAGCGCAAGCCGAAAATCAAATTCAAAGATAAGCAGGTCTGA
- a CDS encoding FHA domain-containing protein, translating to MSRRMRAYYYAVLGAIGGLVGWQLSNILGLSFSRSIYLSDVVVGGLLGICLGVPLGAAEELVTMSPLRALRAGLYGGIVGLIAGGIGLPIAEAIFQIVGAGGIGRGIGWGFFGMLIGLAEGVTGGSQMWKGAIGGALGGFIGGTLLETVNFWGEDLTSGKATGLVLLGAFIGALIALIVVLLSRAWLEVTSGKLKGNTFILDKFLPDGGPTAIIGSSPLKSEIALPDPDVDPQHAMLIGGGSHFTLKDMSLSGTYVNSRKIERTQLGNGQTIRMGNTSLKYHERR from the coding sequence ATGAGTAGAAGGATGAGAGCATATTATTATGCCGTCCTCGGCGCCATCGGCGGCCTCGTTGGCTGGCAACTGAGTAACATACTGGGGCTCTCGTTCAGCCGCAGCATTTATCTCAGCGACGTGGTCGTCGGGGGGCTCCTCGGGATTTGCCTCGGCGTGCCGCTGGGAGCGGCCGAGGAGCTGGTTACGATGAGTCCGCTGCGCGCCTTGCGCGCCGGGTTGTACGGCGGCATCGTTGGCTTGATCGCCGGGGGAATCGGGCTTCCCATCGCTGAAGCGATCTTTCAAATCGTCGGCGCCGGCGGAATCGGCCGCGGCATCGGCTGGGGATTCTTCGGCATGTTGATCGGCCTAGCGGAAGGAGTCACCGGCGGCTCGCAGATGTGGAAAGGCGCAATCGGCGGAGCCCTGGGCGGCTTCATCGGCGGAACGCTGCTCGAAACGGTCAACTTCTGGGGAGAAGATCTCACCTCCGGAAAGGCCACCGGCCTCGTGCTGCTGGGCGCATTCATCGGTGCGCTGATCGCCCTGATCGTCGTTCTGCTTTCACGAGCCTGGTTGGAAGTGACCAGCGGAAAGCTCAAAGGAAACACGTTCATCCTCGATAAGTTCCTCCCCGATGGGGGACCGACGGCGATCATCGGCAGCAGCCCGCTCAAATCGGAAATCGCTTTACCGGATCCGGACGTCGATCCGCAGCATGCGATGTTGATCGGCGGAGGATCCCATTTCACATTGAAAGACATGAGCCTGAGCGGCACGTACGTCAACAGCCGGAAGATCGAGCGCACGCAGCTGGGGAACGGGCAAACGATCCGCATGGGCAACACGTCACTCAAGTATCACGAGCGGAGGTGA
- a CDS encoding ubiquitin-conjugating enzyme E2, with the protein MPDITVTIVLPSGGARTAEVPDDVAVRDLLAELVALLELPTVGPDGRPMGYRLDSKALGRELQEDETLSDAKVPEEDRLIVTTDITAGKVSLDQSPRMRRLRGDYERMRELQGRTSLISFEAQSVHKGVPPERYIVTFRCKSIVAVNKRGEPKFGEHHQVEVYLHNQYPQRWPGLKWLTPIWHPNINHINGSVCIDAAWWTAARSLDRLIIMLGEMLQYKNFHDDPTKPPFPWDPEAARWCRAYRAKHPNAFPVDNRELLRPERVKLGDDKQGKKAKIHKKPKIKKKPKIKKEKRVKLK; encoded by the coding sequence ATGCCAGATATCACAGTAACGATCGTTTTGCCCAGCGGCGGCGCACGAACGGCGGAAGTTCCGGATGACGTCGCAGTAAGAGATTTGTTGGCCGAGTTGGTCGCGCTTCTCGAACTGCCGACGGTCGGGCCGGACGGCCGCCCCATGGGCTATCGCCTGGACAGCAAAGCATTGGGGCGCGAACTGCAAGAAGACGAGACCCTTTCTGATGCGAAAGTTCCGGAAGAGGATCGTTTGATCGTCACGACGGACATCACCGCGGGTAAAGTCTCGCTCGACCAAAGTCCCCGCATGCGCCGCTTGCGCGGCGATTACGAGCGGATGCGCGAACTGCAGGGACGCACGTCGCTGATCAGCTTCGAGGCGCAGTCCGTTCACAAGGGCGTACCCCCAGAGCGATACATCGTTACTTTTCGCTGCAAGAGTATCGTTGCGGTTAATAAGCGCGGCGAGCCGAAATTCGGCGAACATCACCAGGTGGAAGTGTATCTCCACAATCAATATCCCCAACGCTGGCCGGGCCTTAAATGGCTCACGCCGATATGGCATCCCAACATCAATCACATCAACGGAAGCGTGTGCATCGATGCGGCCTGGTGGACGGCGGCGCGCTCTCTGGATCGTTTGATCATCATGCTGGGCGAAATGCTGCAGTACAAGAATTTCCACGACGATCCCACCAAACCGCCATTTCCCTGGGACCCGGAAGCCGCTCGCTGGTGCCGGGCCTACCGTGCAAAACACCCCAATGCATTCCCCGTCGACAATCGCGAGCTGCTGCGGCCGGAGCGGGTGAAACTGGGCGATGACAAGCAGGGCAAGAAAGCGAAGATCCACAAGAAACCGAAAATCAAGAAGAAGCCGAAGATCAAAAAAGAGAAACGCGTGAAATTGAAGTAA
- a CDS encoding ThiF family adenylyltransferase → MKIHPVTHPTLAQVVAGRLAASILDGELKPGDKLPSERNLIKQLNVSRATLREALKSLSETRLIEVKQGVGSFVRPLDRSNYAQATELALVHRVRGVRLSEAVADPDPDPDKRNSSEDSTDSPRPIRVSASTDAPLRIPNLRQDRLGTFDFISWWERDKVKEAKVMIVGAGALGNEVAKNLALMGVGHLFILDFDVIEAANLSRSVLFRERDNDRPKAEIAAARLRELNPDIQIQYLNGDVRTQVGLGVFRRMDAIIGCLDNREARLAVNRFCHWLGKPWVDGAIQELLGLVRVFVPEEGACFECTLTEQARREISMRYSCPLLARANILLGKVPTTPTIASIIGGMQAQEALKLIHDIPVEPGKVVHFNGMTNTMHTTSYVRREDCESHWTYGEIVELNKRAEDTTLMELLQIARGDLGPDAIIELDQELVLALECRKCETIEEVMRPISEVSFDAAHCPGCGLVRRVEMTHVITGDEPFLHRTLVTLGVPPLHVIRSHNGQEYRFYELTGDLPETLHFRHFERSAIKLGGDIPSTDERTTDSVAENAARGRVRLHE, encoded by the coding sequence ATGAAAATCCACCCCGTTACACACCCAACCTTGGCTCAAGTTGTGGCCGGTCGATTGGCGGCCTCCATATTGGATGGGGAGTTGAAACCCGGGGACAAGCTCCCTTCGGAGCGCAACCTGATCAAACAACTTAACGTCAGCCGGGCGACGCTGCGCGAGGCGCTGAAATCGCTTTCTGAAACGCGTTTGATCGAGGTCAAGCAAGGAGTCGGCTCGTTCGTGCGGCCGCTCGACCGCAGCAATTATGCCCAGGCGACGGAATTGGCCCTCGTTCATCGCGTGCGCGGCGTGCGCCTCAGTGAGGCTGTCGCGGACCCGGATCCCGATCCGGATAAACGCAATTCCTCCGAAGACTCGACGGACAGCCCGCGGCCGATTCGCGTCAGCGCCAGCACGGACGCACCGCTGCGGATTCCCAATCTGCGCCAGGATCGACTGGGCACCTTTGACTTCATCTCCTGGTGGGAGCGCGACAAAGTCAAAGAAGCGAAAGTGATGATCGTCGGCGCGGGCGCCCTGGGGAACGAGGTCGCCAAGAATCTCGCCCTGATGGGAGTCGGGCATCTGTTCATCCTCGACTTCGACGTCATCGAGGCGGCGAATCTCTCCCGCTCCGTGCTTTTCCGCGAGCGCGACAACGACCGTCCGAAGGCGGAGATTGCGGCCGCCCGCTTGCGGGAACTCAATCCCGACATTCAGATACAGTATTTGAACGGCGACGTTCGCACGCAGGTCGGCCTGGGTGTGTTCCGCCGCATGGACGCCATTATCGGCTGCCTCGATAACCGCGAGGCTCGGCTGGCCGTGAATCGTTTCTGTCACTGGCTGGGGAAGCCCTGGGTGGACGGCGCGATCCAGGAATTGCTCGGATTGGTGCGCGTGTTTGTGCCAGAGGAGGGGGCATGTTTTGAATGCACCCTGACGGAGCAAGCGCGCAGGGAGATATCCATGCGTTATTCCTGCCCGCTCCTGGCTCGCGCCAACATCCTTCTGGGCAAGGTGCCCACGACGCCGACGATCGCCTCGATCATCGGTGGCATGCAGGCGCAGGAAGCCTTGAAACTCATTCACGACATTCCCGTCGAACCCGGAAAAGTGGTGCATTTCAACGGCATGACCAACACGATGCACACCACCAGCTACGTTCGGCGCGAGGACTGCGAAAGTCATTGGACATACGGGGAGATCGTGGAGCTGAACAAGCGCGCCGAAGACACGACTCTCATGGAATTGCTGCAGATCGCACGCGGCGATCTCGGACCCGATGCGATCATCGAACTCGATCAGGAATTGGTGCTCGCACTCGAGTGCCGCAAATGTGAGACGATCGAGGAGGTGATGCGGCCGATCTCGGAGGTCAGCTTCGATGCGGCGCATTGCCCCGGCTGCGGCCTGGTCCGGCGCGTCGAGATGACCCACGTGATTACAGGAGACGAGCCATTCCTGCACCGCACCCTGGTTACGCTGGGCGTTCCGCCGCTGCACGTGATCCGCTCCCACAACGGGCAGGAATACCGTTTCTATGAGTTGACTGGAGACCTGCCGGAAACGCTCCACTTCCGGCACTTCGAGCGATCCGCCATCAAACTCGGCGGGGACATTCCCTCGACGGACGAGCGTACAACAGATTCTGTAGCGGAAAACGCAGCTCGCGGCCGAGTGCGTTTGCATGAATGA